GTGGCTAGCCGGGCGCTCTCTGGCTCGCTACAGCGAAGACGTAGAAGTTTGTAGAGATCCCTGCGCCCTGCCCGCCGAGCCGGCTAGTTAGCTACTCCTGTCTCGGGCGAGGGGACAAAATGGAGCTGTTCCAAGCCAAAGACGACTACATTCTCCAGCGGGGGGACCGTGCTCTGTGGTGCAGCCGAAAAGACGGGACCGTGACCGTCAGACCGGGTACGTAGCGCGAGCACAGCTGTCTGTACCGGAGCCATCGCGCGTAACCTTTCCCTTTTTTAGAGTGAAATAAAAGCGCCGTGTTTCATGTCCCCGTGTAACGTTACAACGCACCCCGCGGAGATAACCGTTAGCGCGAGCGATCCAGCTGCGTCAGACAAAACCGCTGGGATTGTTTTCATCTTGACATAGAAATTGTTGGATGCGCCATTTAGTCTTGACATCGTCTTCCCAGCTTTTATTCCGGGCAGTGCCAACACCCCGAACTTATGTCTTATGTCACGCACCGTAACTCCTCCGATATCCTTTGCACAATGAagtacacatactgtacatagtGTCATTGTAAGGAGGCGGAAACTAACAGATGTTTTATCTGTCTTATGAACTGCTACATTTAGCTGTACTATTCTAATACAGTGGAATGAATCTATAACACCATTCTGAGGTCTTCTAGGTACACTAATATGTATTGCATAGGGGTTGAATTGTGTAAAACAGCTGGTGGCTTTACACCTGAGAAGCACATCTGCTGCTGGTTCAGTCCTGAATGAAAGGCAGCAGGTCTGTGGGATCTCCACGGACGGGAAAGAAGTGCTGAGCCAAAGGAGAAGTTTCATTACAGTCACGAGAAGTCCCGGCTGTGTCAGCTGAAGTCTTACGGAGGTGCAGCCATCCTGAACAGGTTCTCAGTTGCACCACTGTTTCATTATTCAATTGGAAAAGGGTTTCCACTCCCCACTGGGTTTCCACTCGCTCGCTCGCAAACAGCCAAGTGCCTCAATGATATTGCACTTTCTGAGTGGCAAAGgggtgttgttattattatttgtgtcatCTTAGAATTTCTTCTTTCTGCAGCACTTTTCCTGTTGGCCCTCCCCAAATGTTTCAGATCTCCACGAAATGTTGCGACTGGTTGAGCAGGAAGTGTCATAGTCTCAGGTGGCTTGCGGGAGATTTACTACGAGCCTCAGCCACGCCCGTCACACTTTTCCATTTTCCCCTTCTGTGCGCTTTAATCCTTCATCAGTGATTTGGCATTCCAGTGTTTCTGTGAGTCACTGGGTGCGTGCAATGCTTCAAATGTGGACTGACGCTTGAACATGTCAGCACACAGAGCTTTTGAGGTGAAGAGTGTTTAACTCTGTAtcgaaaaaaagcttttttttttgtgaacatgAAACTGACCAACACAACTGCTGTGAGGAACTTTGTGTGTTATCTGGCTTAATGTGCTGCACATTTCCCCACGTGTCGTGGCGTAACCGTAGACCTCAATAGGCTGCGGGCTGTGCTTCATGTCATTTGTCACCGTGGCTGTTTATCTGATCTCACTTGTGTCTGGCTGAGCTATTTCGCTGCGCCACTATTCTGAGGTTTCGCCTTCATATTTCCGTTCCAGCAACAGACCTGCTGTTGGCCTGGAATCCAGTGTGCTTGGGTCTGGTAGAAGGTGTCATTGGAAAGATCCAGCTTCACACGGGTAAGTAGAGAATGATAAACCTTTTAAACATTTGCCCCTCAGCTGTATATTGCCTTCACACAGAGCACGCACATGCTCACCAGTAtttcctttctgtgtgcagtaaATGCTTGACTAAAAAAATGATAGTTTCTTACTCACAAGGAAAGGtgtgagaaaatgtgttcaaGCGTTTGAGTAAGCTGATGTGATGATTCCATcaataataaatatgattttGATGGTGCCTCGTAGTTTAGACCTTTTGTAAGCAAACCATCTACCTtgaaaaattatatttttttgttgattcaCATTTATAAACATGATGTTGCCTGTAGAGAATATGTGCAGTCAATGCTGCTGCTTTCTTTACACCTCTCAGAATGTGAAAAATGTACAGCCATGACGCAactccccctccttcttcttcttctcgttccTCCCCTTGGCAGACCTTCCTCTGGGCCTCGTATTAATCCGACAGAAAGCTCTGGTGGGCAATTTACCAGGCGGCCACAAAGTCTACAAGATCACCAAGATAGCCGTCATCCCTCTGTCCGACGAAGAGCCCCAGGAGCTCGAGCTGGAGGTGTGTACAGAACTTCTTGAATGAGCCATGAGGAGTGTTGTTTGTGTAGTCCGGCACGCATTCCACCCCCTGACAATCAATACAACAGCAACTTAGAATGTCTCATTCTAATATTTAAATGCATCCAAAAATACCCGGTGTGCATCAACGTATGACTCATCTCTGATGTACTGGCCGCGATGCCAAATGAGTTGTTGATGCACagattttaaattttaaaaaaagcttttatttttaactcatAGATTTACAATGAAAACAACATACAATTTCACTGTAATTGATGGCAAAAGGCATTCGAACATTACTAAGCTTTTAGTTTTTCAGGGGAGCTTCATGGATGGTGAGACAGTATATTTTCAAGTGAGTAAATATGGGGGAGGCTGATCGTTTGCTGGTTAGGCTTTTAGTCCCCATCCGTTTGTACATTGTGCTGCAGTATGAACAGTCCACCCCGTTGTCCCTAGAAATCCTTTAGGTCAATGTAAATGTTAGATTGTTTACAGCTTTAGGGTCGGAATgtagtcaaatgtatttttagactTTTATTGGGCTGTCTGTAGGTGGTAGTGTTACACATTTTGTTCATACAATTTGATACCAATTCAGTCATAATGCAAATTCTCAGCTTTGCAAGAAGCATCACTTCGGAATCGATAAACCAGAGAAACTGGTCCAGTCCCCAGATGAGTCCAAGTTCTTGATGAAGACCTTCAGCCAGATCAAATCCAATGTGGCTGTCCCCATCAAGAAAAAGgtatgtttttgttgtgattATATTCAAATGCATCCAATCATCCTCCAGGAGAGATGCTTCTATTCTTTACTTGTGCGCTTTTGGGGCTGTGAAGTCCTCATATGATTTGCTTTTTCAACTTCTCGCTCTTTTCTATCCACGCACCCAATCCAGTATTCCCCTGCCTTCCAGGTCAAGGAAAATAAAGAGAAGGAACGTCTGGAGAGGCGGCTGCTGGACGAGCTGTACAAGGTATTCATGGACTCGGATTCCTTCTACTACAGCATGACCTATGACCTGACCAACAGTGTGCAGCGTCAGGGAGACTCTGAGAAGTCCAGCCTACCGCTATGGAAACGGGTGAGCTGGGAAACATCtcacgactctttgctcggCCCCATTTGTCTTACACATTCTCAGTGTAAGACAAAGACTCTTTCATCTGAAactacagttgttgttgttgttctttgttaAAGGTGGACGACCGTTTCTTCTGGAATAAACATATGATCCAAGACGTCATTGACCTTCAGGTACAAATTCTTCGGCTCTACGGCTAACGGCTCAGAGTTACTAAGGATGATCTACTTTGTGGATGATGATTTAGATTTCTCATCCTGATGTTGGGGGTGGcatggtggttagcactgttgcctcacagcaagaaggtcctgggttcgattccgcccagtggcctttctgtgtggagtctgcatgttctccccgtgtctgcgtgggttctctccgggttctccggcttcctcccacagtccaaagacatgctctggggatcaggttaatttgggactctaaattgcccgtagatgtgtgaatgtgagtgtgaatggttgtatgtctctgtgttgccctgcgattggctggcgaccaatccaggatgtaccctgtctatcgcccgaagttggctgggatggactccagcccccccgcgaccctgtgtgcaggataagcggtttgacaatggatggatggatggatggatcctgATGTTGGTTTGACTTTTCTTCTGAATGCTCCAGGTGCCGGAGGTGGACTTATGGGTGATACCGATCATCCAGGGCTTTGTCCAGGTGGAGGAACTGGTGGTGAACTACAACGAGACTCCCgatgaggagaggagcagcCCGGAGACGCCGCCACAGGAGGTCACCTGCGTTGATGACATCCATCCCCGCTTTACTGTGGCCCTCATCTCCAGACGTAGCCGCCACCGCGCAGGTAAAGCTACGGCTACTGTCGGGCTCGGCGTCGAGGAAGGTGCACCACAGCTCCGATTGAGCCAGACACGTGGCTCCTCTTGTGTAATTGATACCTGTTGTTCCCACCTCATTGGGTTTCgttcacaaaaggctttgaGTAATCCGGCAAACAATgacgttgtttttcttgtctttcGCTGGCGCATGATCTGTGATCTGAATAACATGAATAGAGTCGATGTCTCCTCGTTGTCCAAAGGGATGCGGTACAAACGCCGCGGTGTGGATACCGATGGCCATGTGGCTAACTACGTGGAGACGGAGCAGCTGATCCACGTGCACAGCCACACGCTGTCCTTCGTACAGACTCGTGGCTCCGTGCCCGTGTTCTGGAGCCAGGCCGGGTACCGCTACAATCCCCGGCCCCGCTTAGAGAAAGGTCAGTGGAACTACACCGTCTTTCACATGGTCCAATAGAGGTTCTTGTTTTAATAAAGTGCACcagttccctttttttttttttaaccttgaaaaaaaaaagtaatttcattcAGTGTTCTTTTGGTTTCTCTAGAAATACAATTATCTTGTCAGTCATTGGTTCTTGCTCCACTTGTTTTGATTTGGAGGAATTGTAGTTTTGGATATGAGAAGATTTGCTGTAACTTCAGGGGAATTAAAAAGGGTCTTTTGGAAATCGCACATGTGTGTAGTGCAAGTTATAATCATTTGTAACCTGGATCTCTTGGTGTCTTTACCCAGGTTTAATTACATGGAAATCATTTGTATCCATATGTGTCTATTTCAGGAGAGAAGGAGACCATGTCTTACTTTTCCGCTCACTTTGAGGAACAGCTTAAACTCTACAAGACACAGGTGGGTTTGCTGTGCCGGAGCTTATGCTCCGGTATCTGTCTGCATGCTTATGGACtttgtgtctgttgttttaGGATTCTTTGCTGCATCTATTAATCACAAATGTGGTTATTCTGTTGCCTGTGGTTGAAAAATAGTGTACTTGCAAACTACCATTGTGCTTCCTATCAGAGCATCCCAACTAGAATTGATCCCCACAATGAGTTCGCTGAAAGTGCCAATTTAGCCGTACGCGAGGGCGCAAGACCGGATCAGAATCGAGCCAGAACCAAGTTCCAACAGAGGACATTGTGTACTcgtcacacacaaatatatgaaGATGTCATAAACAAGGCTTAATGACGGCCCTTTTTCCTGTCTTCTTCAGGTTATCCTTAACCTGGTGGATCAAAGTGGACGTGAGAAGATAATTGGCGACACGTATTTGAAGCAAGTCCTGCTTTACAACAACCCAAACCTCACATACGTTTCATTTGACTTTCATGAGCACTGGTAGGagaaccttttttaaatttgagtcTTGTTCTATACCACATTGCACACTTCCTCTTTATGCTTCTTATATCCTGTTTCTCAGCCGAGGTATGAAGTTTGAGAACGTGCAAGTACTGACCGATGCCATTTCCGATATCATCACTGAAATGAAGTGGGCCTGGTAagtgtcatatcagtgttttgGGACTTTCAGAGAAATGcctatttattgtctttaaatctGATTAACCACAAGTGCTTGTTAGAAATCCAGTTTCATATTGGGTTAACGATTACTGTTACTATGCATCTTCTCTGTCAGGGTGGATCAGGCCGGAGTCATCTGCAAGCAGGAGGGCATCTTTAGAGTCAACTGCATGGACTGTCTGGACAGGACCAACGTGGTCCAGGCTGCTATTGCTCGGGCCGTGATGGAACAACAGGTGAGATCTGTTTGGTGTCTGGACTGAGGCAAAGGCGTGTGTTATTAAAAGAAgtcatatttaataaataatgtctGTGTTAATAATATAGAATATCTCCATCACCGGTGACATATTTGATATGACTTTTCAATACTTGGATTACTTCATAAAAGGTCCAACGGATTCACTCAGCAACATGAATCCCTGTCACTGTTGATTACCAACGGGCAGTTTACGGAATGTTTGTGCAGCCTTGAAGTGTGCATATATTTGCTCATCGcatcacattacacacacacacacggatggcGGACCTTTTGATGCTCGTACAGCAGAACTAATCTCTATAAATaaagcacataaacacaacCATTGTATTTCCACACAAAAGTGTTCCTACTTCCATAGAAACTCCAATAAATCCATCTTGGATTAAATTCAATGTGCAAAAAAATGGGGATCTAAATAGATatacaaagaaataaagacagaaCTTTCCTATTGATGCAGAGTAAAGCTACAGAGAGGCAGCATCATTGCGTGTACTCCCAGTTAAAACGTCATACACGTCTCTCGTCTTCCTTCAGCTGAAGAAACTGGGCGTGATGCCTCCAGAACAGCCTCTGCCTCCCAAATGCTACAGGATTTATCAGATCATGTGGGCCAACAATGGAGACACCATCAGCAGGCAGTACGCAGGCACAGCAGCGCTCAAGGTAACGTCAAATCCAAGGGTTCACAAGGCCGAGTCATAAGTCACAAGATATATTTAGCAAACACTGTTTGATCTGTTTCAGGGAGATTTCACCCGGACAGGGGAGAGGAAACTGGCTGGTGTGATGAAGGATGGCGTAAACTCAGCCAACCGCTACTATCTGAACCGCTTTAGGGACGCTTACAGACAATCTGTCATTggtatggacacacacacacacattgtagagCTGTATATGTAAGCATTGCTCCCTGTTGATCGACTCTTACGGATCCTCCGCCTCTCCCCGCAGACCTAATGATGGGCCTGCCAGTGACGGAGGACCTGTACTCCATCTTCAGTAAGGAGAAGGAGCacgaagagaaagagaaggagagccTGAGGGGCGCGCAGGAGCAGGTCGGCCTCCTGCTGCAGACATACATGCAGCTTTTGCTGCCCGACGATGAGACGTTTCATGGAGGTTGGGCCCTCATCAATTGTGACATGAGGTTAGTTGCGACCTGATATGCGTTTTCAGTAGATTCTGAAGTTCTCTTTGCATGACAACGCGTTCTCCTGTCCCGCCAGCCTCGTCGATGCCAACAACAAAGATGTGGATGTGCTGCTTCTTCTGTCTGACAAAGCCTACTACATTGCTTAGTAAGTCTGACTTGTTGCACCAACATTGTTCTGTTAGGCCTTGTTGTTGTAGTTTCACTTATGCTTGCATTCATTTTCTTGTAGCTACGACGAAGAAGCTGATAAAGTTGACCAATACCAGCGTCTCAACTTAGAGGGTTTGGAAAAGATCGAAATTGGTAAGAAGTTTGACTCGAAGGAGAAGTGCGGGTTCACAGGCTCACTGAGTCACCCGACACTTCCCACTTCTCAAAACAGTTTCTCTGTAACCTTTTACCAATATCTGCGGCCGTTTTATGAGTCATGCAGGGAAGGCTCTCTCTCTGAAGTGAAGTGGTGGTTTCTTTTGCAGGTCCGGAGCCCACTCTGTTTGGGAAGCCGAAGTTCTGCTGTATGCGTTTGCATTACAGGAGTGAAGAGATGAGCGGATACTTCCACACGCTGCGAGCGGCAACACGGAATCCCGATGATGATGGAAAAGGTAGGAAGTTATATATTTCTATTCTTAAAGTGTTTGTAAGGTAAACTACAGCTACTGAATTACATTGTGACACGTTTCAGACACATTGCAATGCATAGCCGAGATGCTTCGCATAACTAAACAGGCTACGGGGCTGGACCTGCTTGTGATTGAAAAGAGGCTGGATAGGTGAGTACTAATCTGTCTTCACTGAGGAGATCGGCTTCAGTCTCTGTCTCCTTTTCACATATTTAGATGTGATGAGGATACACATTAGCAGCCATCATTGCCCCACGTTTCAGAGGTCTGTGATTTGGGTACtaaatgttgtttgtgtccCAGGCGGCAGAGTAAACCTCATGAGGACATAATGGGCATCCAGAACAAGCCCGCTGACCCGGTCCAGGGCAGCTCTGGTCTAGCGCAGGGCAAAAGTTTCCTCCTCAACAAGTTCTCCTCTCTCAATCAGAAAGTGAAACAGACCAAGACAAACGTAAACATGGGCCCCTTCAAGCCCCTCGGGAGGCTGGGCAACTTCTCTAAGCCTGACGTAAAGGTCAATTTCCTGAAGCCAACTATGCACGTCAACCTGTGGAAGTCTGACAGTAGCCTGGAGACGTCCGACAACAACCCTGGCACAGCAGCCCTCAAAGGTATCGGGGACCGTCTCTCAGATGACTCTGATTCCTACAATTCTGACCCAGAGCACCCGTGTTCTGGTTCTTTGGAAAACGTGGACTATGTGCTGCCCAGCTGCGGCATCGTAGCATCAAACCCACGACTGGGCAGCCGCTCCCAGTCTATCGGCAGCGTGGAGCTCAACATCCCCTCGGTCATCAGAGTCACCGGCTGTGACGGGAAGCAGGAGGGCCTCTCTCAAGGCAGCGACGAAAACTCCCCAGGCTCCGCCTCTGTGGCCGAGGAAGCCATTCTGATCGACTTTGGTACCCCCATCGACGCCTACTGCCACCAGTTTGTCCAGGACGCACAGACCAAACCTGTCGAGGTATTCGGAGAGCAGCCGccggccgccgcccccccgcccaaCCCGGGGGCGCATGTGCCGAACAAGAGCCCAGCGGACTCCGACCGCCAGGCGCGGCGCCCCGAGCCGCGGCACGAACCCGAGGAGCCTCAGCTCCCCAGGCCGTCGCAGCTCGACGTTGAC
This portion of the Gasterosteus aculeatus chromosome 6, fGasAcu3.hap1.1, whole genome shotgun sequence genome encodes:
- the inpp5f gene encoding phosphatidylinositide phosphatase SAC2 isoform X3, whose product is MKTFSQIKSNVAVPIKKKYSPAFQVKENKEKERLERRLLDELYKVFMDSDSFYYSMTYDLTNSVQRQGDSEKSSLPLWKRVDDRFFWNKHMIQDVIDLQVPEVDLWVIPIIQGFVQVEELVVNYNETPDEERSSPETPPQEVTCVDDIHPRFTVALISRRSRHRAGMRYKRRGVDTDGHVANYVETEQLIHVHSHTLSFVQTRGSVPVFWSQAGYRYNPRPRLEKGEKETMSYFSAHFEEQLKLYKTQVILNLVDQSGREKIIGDTYLKQVLLYNNPNLTYVSFDFHEHCRGMKFENVQVLTDAISDIITEMKWAWVDQAGVICKQEGIFRVNCMDCLDRTNVVQAAIARAVMEQQLKKLGVMPPEQPLPPKCYRIYQIMWANNGDTISRQYAGTAALKGDFTRTGERKLAGVMKDGVNSANRYYLNRFRDAYRQSVIDLMMGLPVTEDLYSIFSKEKEHEEKEKESLRGAQEQVGLLLQTYMQLLLPDDETFHGGWALINCDMSLVDANNKDVDVLLLLSDKAYYIAYYDEEADKVDQYQRLNLEGLEKIEIGPEPTLFGKPKFCCMRLHYRSEEMSGYFHTLRAATRNPDDDGKDTLQCIAEMLRITKQATGLDLLVIEKRLDRRQSKPHEDIMGIQNKPADPVQGSSGLAQGKSFLLNKFSSLNQKVKQTKTNVNMGPFKPLGRLGNFSKPDVKVNFLKPTMHVNLWKSDSSLETSDNNPGTAALKGIGDRLSDDSDSYNSDPEHPCSGSLENVDYVLPSCGIVASNPRLGSRSQSIGSVELNIPSVIRVTGCDGKQEGLSQGSDENSPGSASVAEEAILIDFGTPIDAYCHQFVQDAQTKPVEVFGEQPPAAAPPPNPGAHVPNKSPADSDRQARRPEPRHEPEEPQLPRPSQLDVDSAPPSSNLLSVQKPGSGGSQRSLCSQVEGSLGPSPADSNGSRVVSPFAKIKSSMVQVASLTQAGLTQGINFAVAKVQKSPEPDAVNEAQENELKAMFTQCQTRIIQI
- the inpp5f gene encoding phosphatidylinositide phosphatase SAC2 isoform X1: MELFQAKDDYILQRGDRALWCSRKDGTVTVRPATDLLLAWNPVCLGLVEGVIGKIQLHTDLPLGLVLIRQKALVGNLPGGHKVYKITKIAVIPLSDEEPQELELELCKKHHFGIDKPEKLVQSPDESKFLMKTFSQIKSNVAVPIKKKYSPAFQVKENKEKERLERRLLDELYKVFMDSDSFYYSMTYDLTNSVQRQGDSEKSSLPLWKRVDDRFFWNKHMIQDVIDLQVPEVDLWVIPIIQGFVQVEELVVNYNETPDEERSSPETPPQEVTCVDDIHPRFTVALISRRSRHRAGMRYKRRGVDTDGHVANYVETEQLIHVHSHTLSFVQTRGSVPVFWSQAGYRYNPRPRLEKGEKETMSYFSAHFEEQLKLYKTQVILNLVDQSGREKIIGDTYLKQVLLYNNPNLTYVSFDFHEHCRGMKFENVQVLTDAISDIITEMKWAWVDQAGVICKQEGIFRVNCMDCLDRTNVVQAAIARAVMEQQLKKLGVMPPEQPLPPKCYRIYQIMWANNGDTISRQYAGTAALKGDFTRTGERKLAGVMKDGVNSANRYYLNRFRDAYRQSVIDLMMGLPVTEDLYSIFSKEKEHEEKEKESLRGAQEQVGLLLQTYMQLLLPDDETFHGGWALINCDMSLVDANNKDVDVLLLLSDKAYYIAYYDEEADKVDQYQRLNLEGLEKIEIGPEPTLFGKPKFCCMRLHYRSEEMSGYFHTLRAATRNPDDDGKDTLQCIAEMLRITKQATGLDLLVIEKRLDRRQSKPHEDIMGIQNKPADPVQGSSGLAQGKSFLLNKFSSLNQKVKQTKTNVNMGPFKPLGRLGNFSKPDVKVNFLKPTMHVNLWKSDSSLETSDNNPGTAALKGIGDRLSDDSDSYNSDPEHPCSGSLENVDYVLPSCGIVASNPRLGSRSQSIGSVELNIPSVIRVTGCDGKQEGLSQGSDENSPGSASVAEEAILIDFGTPIDAYCHQFVQDAQTKPVEVFGEQPPAAAPPPNPGAHVPNKSPADSDRQARRPEPRHEPEEPQLPRPSQLDVDSAPPSSNLLSVQKPGSGGSQRSLCSQVEGSLGPSPADSNGSRVVSPFAKIKSSMVQVASLTQAGLTQGINFAVAKVQKSPEPDAVNEAQENELKAMFTQCQTRIIQI
- the inpp5f gene encoding phosphatidylinositide phosphatase SAC2 isoform X2, which gives rise to MELFQAKDDYILQRGDRALWCSRKDGTVTVRPATDLLLAWNPVCLGLVEGVIGKIQLHTDLPLGLVLIRQKALVGNLPGGHKVYKITKIAVIPLSDEEPQELELELCKKHHFGIDKPEKLVQSPDESKFLMKTFSQIKSNVAVPIKKKVKENKEKERLERRLLDELYKVFMDSDSFYYSMTYDLTNSVQRQGDSEKSSLPLWKRVDDRFFWNKHMIQDVIDLQVPEVDLWVIPIIQGFVQVEELVVNYNETPDEERSSPETPPQEVTCVDDIHPRFTVALISRRSRHRAGMRYKRRGVDTDGHVANYVETEQLIHVHSHTLSFVQTRGSVPVFWSQAGYRYNPRPRLEKGEKETMSYFSAHFEEQLKLYKTQVILNLVDQSGREKIIGDTYLKQVLLYNNPNLTYVSFDFHEHCRGMKFENVQVLTDAISDIITEMKWAWVDQAGVICKQEGIFRVNCMDCLDRTNVVQAAIARAVMEQQLKKLGVMPPEQPLPPKCYRIYQIMWANNGDTISRQYAGTAALKGDFTRTGERKLAGVMKDGVNSANRYYLNRFRDAYRQSVIDLMMGLPVTEDLYSIFSKEKEHEEKEKESLRGAQEQVGLLLQTYMQLLLPDDETFHGGWALINCDMSLVDANNKDVDVLLLLSDKAYYIAYYDEEADKVDQYQRLNLEGLEKIEIGPEPTLFGKPKFCCMRLHYRSEEMSGYFHTLRAATRNPDDDGKDTLQCIAEMLRITKQATGLDLLVIEKRLDRRQSKPHEDIMGIQNKPADPVQGSSGLAQGKSFLLNKFSSLNQKVKQTKTNVNMGPFKPLGRLGNFSKPDVKVNFLKPTMHVNLWKSDSSLETSDNNPGTAALKGIGDRLSDDSDSYNSDPEHPCSGSLENVDYVLPSCGIVASNPRLGSRSQSIGSVELNIPSVIRVTGCDGKQEGLSQGSDENSPGSASVAEEAILIDFGTPIDAYCHQFVQDAQTKPVEVFGEQPPAAAPPPNPGAHVPNKSPADSDRQARRPEPRHEPEEPQLPRPSQLDVDSAPPSSNLLSVQKPGSGGSQRSLCSQVEGSLGPSPADSNGSRVVSPFAKIKSSMVQVASLTQAGLTQGINFAVAKVQKSPEPDAVNEAQENELKAMFTQCQTRIIQI